The following proteins are encoded in a genomic region of Dioscorea cayenensis subsp. rotundata cultivar TDr96_F1 chromosome 8, TDr96_F1_v2_PseudoChromosome.rev07_lg8_w22 25.fasta, whole genome shotgun sequence:
- the LOC120266356 gene encoding protein FLX-like 1 codes for MAGRNRGPPYPIKGGAGHEPPPFPRGMGHPHHRPMLPSLIDEMRDGPPPPFPRGVLGGGGPRGLPPHPAVLEERLGAQHQEIQALLVDNQRLAATHVALKQELAAAQHELQRLSHGISTLHSEKDLQLREVYEKSMKMEAELRGVEAMRAELIQIRGDIQKFTAARQELMGQVQGLTQDLSRVSSDVQRAPALKAEIETMKQEVQRARAAIEYEKKGYAENYEQGQVMEKNLITMAREVEKLRAEVANAEKRARAAAAAGNQGSAAAPAAYGGNYGNPDPNYGGNPYPAGYGMNPVPGSVEGAPPYGAGSGHGSWGAYDPQRALGRR; via the exons ATGGCCGGCCGGAATCGAGGGCCGCCGTATCCCATTAAGGGCGGCGCCGGCCACGAGCCGCCGCCATTCCCCCGTGGCATGGGCCACCCGCACCATCGTCCCATGCTACCCTCTCTAATTGACGAAATGCGCGATGGCCCGCCACCGCCATTCCCCCGTGGCGTCCTCGGCGGAGGGGGGCCGAGAGGGCTCCCCCCGCACCCCGCCGTGTTGGAAGAGAGGCTCGGCGCGCAGCACCAGGAGATCCAGGCCCTTCTTGTTGACAACCAGCGCCTCGCTGCCACCCATGTTGCTCTCAAGCAGGAGCTCGCCGCGGCGCAGCATGAGCTCCAACGCTTGTCTCATGGCATCTCGACCTTGCACTCCGAGAAGGACTTGCAGCTCCGCGAG gTGTATGAGAAGTCGATGAAAATGGAGGCGGAGCTGAGAGGAGTGGAGGCGATGAGAGCGGAGCTTATTCAGATACGAGGGGACATCCAGAAGTTTACCGCAGCGAGGCAGGAGCTTATGGGGCAGGTGCAAGGGCTCACCCAGGACTTATCACGGGTCTCGTCGGACGTTCAGCGTGCTCCAGCTTTGAAGGCGGAGATTGAGACCATGAAGCAAGAAGTGCAGCGGGCGAG GGCTGCTATTGAGTATGAAAAGAAGGGTTATGCTGAAAATTATGAGCAAGGTCAGGTCATGGAGAAAAATTTGATTACAATGGCGCGCGAGGTGGAGAAGCTGCGTGCAGAGGTTGCCAATGCCGAGAAGAGGGCACGAGCTGCGGCAGCTGCTGGGAATCAAG GATCTGCAGCTGCTCCTGCAGCTTATGGTGGGAATTATGGAAATCCTGATCCAAATTATGGAGGAAATCCTTATCCTGCTGGCTATGGCATGAATCCG GTTCCTGGAAGTGTTGAGGGTGCTCCTCCTTATGGAGCTGGATCTGGGCATGGTTCTTGGGGTGCATATGATCCACAGAGAGCTCTTGGTCGCAGGTAG